GAAAAAAACACTGGTTCTTCTGACAGCCGTCCTGATGGGCGGGGCAAGTGCCGAGCAGGTCACGCTCGACCTGTGGGCCCACTGGGGTTCCGAGCAGCGTCGGCCCACCATCAACCGCATCGTCGACACCTGGAACAGGAAAAATCCGAACGTGCAGGTGAAGTACACCTTCGTGCCCTTCGATCAGTTGCAGACCAAGACGCTGGCGGCTGTGGCGGCCAAAAATCCGCCGGACGTGGTGGTCATCGACATCCGCACCACCCCCCTGCGCGCGGCCAAAAACCAGGCCTCCAACCTCAGCAAACTGGGTGCGGACAAGCTCAAGAGCCTCTTCTACCCCAACCTGTGGTCCACGGCCACCTACAAGGGTGACCAGTACGCGCTGCCCTTCGTGACCGACAGCCGGTTTCTGTACTACAACAAAGACCTGTTCAAGCAGGCCGGAATCAAGAAGCCGCCCACGACCTGGGACGAGCTGGACGCAGCCGCGAAAAAACTCGACCAGAAGGCTGGCCCCGCCTACTCGCGCATCGGCTTTTACCCCCTGTACGGCTCGTTCGGTTTCGAGAGCTGGGTGGCCAACGCGGGCGGGAGCATGTGGGACGAGGACCGCACCAACCCGCGCTTCACGGGCGCCGCGGCCGTCAAGACCCTCAGCTGGATCAAGGCGTGGACGGACCGTCTGGGCGCGCGCAACGTGCAGGCGTTTAAGAGTTCGTTCGGCAGCGGCGCGCAGGACCCCTTTATCTCGGGCAAGGTCGGCATGATCATCGACATCGGCGGCTACGCGGCCACGCTGAAAAAGTACGCCCCAAACATGAACTACGGCATGGCGCGTATCCCCACCCCCACTGGGCAGCCGGGACCGGGCACGTCGTCGGGCGGAGGATTTAACCTCGAAATTCCGGTGGGCACCAAGCATCCCAAGGAAGCCTTCGCCTTCGCGCGGTACATGGCGACCGAGGGCGCACGCATCTGGGCCATGGAGCAAAACGACTTTCCCGGCTACAAGAACGCCTCCCTGAGCGTGACCTCGCCCGCCTTCCGCATGATGTCGGCGAACATGAAGTACACGGAGGTGACTTCAGCCCCGCGCCTCGCGCCAAGCTACAGCAGCCTGCTCGACAAGGCCGTCGAGGACGCCGTGTACCGCGGCGACGACGCCCGCCAGGCGCTGGAGGAAGCGCAGGGGCAGGTCCAGAAGCAGGTCGACAACAACAAGTGAGTGGAGCGGGAACAGGGGTGGACGCCGCCGGCCCCCGCTGAACGGCGCCCCGGTCTCCGCAGTCCACGTTCCACCCCGCCCGGCAGCGGGCAAAGCCTGAGGTTTGCGCTTTGCCCGCTTTGCCCCTTTTTGAAAGGCAGGAGCACATGCACAGACTTTTGGGCAGGCGGCCTTGAGCGCCGCCTCTCCCCTTCCCCCGCCTCCAGCCACTCAGCCGCCGGCCCCGCGACGCCAGAGGCTGAATGGGCGCCAGCGCGAGGCGCTGTGGGGCTACCTCTTTATCGCGCCGTGGTTGATCGGGTTTCTCTGCTTTGTGCTGGGGCCGATGCTGTTTTCGCTGTACGCGAGCTTTACCAACTACGACATCACTTCGCGCTTCGACTGGGTGGGGGTGCGCAACTACGTGCAGCTGCTCACCGGCGACCAGCGCTTCTGGAAGGCGCTGGGCAACACGGCCTATTACGCCGCCTTCGCCGTGCCGCTGGGCATCGCCACCGGCCTGCTGATCGCCACGCTGCTCAACCAGGAGGTGCCGGGGCAGCGCTTTTTCCGTACGGTGTTCTTCCTGCCCAAGGTGCTGACCGGGGTGGCGGTGCTGCTGTTGTGGCTGTGGGTTTTTAACCCGCAGGTGGGCCTCATCAACACCGGGCTCTACCGCCTGGGCGTGAACGAGAACCACCTGCCGCTGTGGTTCGGGGACCCGGCGTGGTCCAAACCTGCGCTGATCATCATGAGCGTATGGACGGCGGCGGGCAGCTTCATGTTCTACCTGGCGGCCCTGCGGGGCGTACCGCGCGACCTGTACGAGTCGGCGCAGATGGACGGGGCCTCTCCCGCACGGCAGTTCTGGGCGGTGACGGTGCCCCTGATCTCCCCGGTGATCTTTTTCAAGCTGATCACCGGCATTTCGGGCGCGATGCAGTTCTGGTCCGAGTCGCTGGTGCTGACCAAGGGGGGACCCAGCGACAGCACGCTCTTTTACGGTCTGTACCTGTGGCAGACGGCCTTCACGGACCTGCGAATGGGTTACGCCTCCGCGATGGCGTGGATTTTGCTGCTGATCACGCTGGTGATCACAGGACTGCAGCTGTGGCTCTCGAAGCGCTGGGTCCACTACGAAGGCGAGGTGCGCTGAGATGGCGCTGTCCAGACCCGAGGTCCAGGTCCGTCCTCGCCCGGCCCGCACCGGGGGACCGAAACGTGAGGGAAATCCGCTGATCGGGCGGGTGCTGGCGTTCGCCGCGCTGCTGCTGCTGTCCGCCCTGATCCTGTATCCGGCGCTGTGGATGGTCTCCACGTCCCTGAAGCCCGACCAGCAGGTCTTCGCGTATCCGCCGCGCTGGATTCCCGATCCTGTCCAGTGGGGCAACTATGCCCGCGCCTGGGCGAGCGCGCCCTTCTCGCGCTACGCGGTCAACAGCTTGCTGTACGCCTCGTCGGTCACCTTTGGCACGGTCTTGTCGTGCTCGCTGGCCGCCTACGGCTTTTCCAAGCTGCGCTTTCCCGGCCGCAACCTGCTGTTCACGGTGATGCTCTCCACCATGATGATTCCGGGACTGGTCACGCTGGTGCCGCAGTACGTCCTGTTCTCCAAGCTGGGGTGGGTGGGCAGCTACCTGCCGCTGGTGGTGCCGTCTTTCTGCGCTGGGGCCTTTTTTACCTTCATGCTGCGGCAGTACTTCATGGGGATTCCCAACGAACTGCTGGAAGCCGCGCGGGTGGACGGGGCCAGTGAGCTGTGGATCTGGGCGCGGGTGGTGCTGCCGCTCGCGACGCCGGCGCTCGCCACCGTCGCCATCTTTACCTTCGACGGCACCTGGAACGACTACGTCAATCCGCTGCTGTACCTCAACGACGAGAAGCTCTACACCCTGCAGGTGGGCCTAAAGTTCTTCCAGGACGCCAACAGCGTGCAGTGGCAACTGCTGATGGCGGCCTCCGTAATGGTGCTGCTGCCCGTCGTGGTGATCTTTTTCGTGTTCCAGAAGTACTTTATCGAGGGAGCGTCCCTGACGGGCAGCGTCAAGGGATAGCGGGAATAAACCCAGGCGGGCGGTGAGCATCTGTCTGCTCACCGCCCGCCTGGGTTTTGTTGTTCTCCCCTAAAAGATCAGCCCGTCGTAACGGCCTGCGCCCCGGTCTTCTGCCCGCTCAACTTCCGGTGTGTGGCGAGCGCCTGGGCCACCACCTGGTCCATGTTGTAGTAGCGGTAGGTGGCGAGGCGGCCCACGAAGGTCACGTCCTCCCGGGCGTCAGCCAGGGCGGCGTATTTCTTGTACAGCTCCTGGTTTTCCGGACGCGGTACCGGGTAGTACGGGTCGCCCTCGGCGCGCGAGAATTCGTACACCACGCTGGTCTGGTCGTGCTTTTGCCCGGTGATGTGCTTGAACTCACTGACGCGGGTGTGGGCGTAGTCATTGGGGTAATTGACCGTGCCCACCGACTGGAACTGCTCCACCGGGTGCGTCTCGTGCTTGAATTCCAGGCTGCGGTACGGCAGCTTGCCGTAGCAGTGGTCGAAGAAGGCGTCCACCGGCCCGGTGTAGATCATGTGGCCGTGGGGAATAAACGCCGCGATTTCGCGGTAGTCGGTGTTCAGCATCACCTTGATGTTGGGGTGCGAGAGCATGTTCTCGAACATCCGGGTGTAGCCGTGCAGCGGCATCGCCTGGTACGTATCGGCGAAGTAGCGGTCGTCGCGGTTGGTGCGGGTGGGAACCCGTGCCGTTACCGAAGCGTCGAGCTCGCTGGGATCGAGGTCCCACTGCTTGCGGGTGTAGCCCCGGAAGAATTTGTTGTACAGGTCGCGCCCTACCTTGCTTACGACCACGTCTTCCGAGGTCCGGACATGCTCGACAGGCTCGGCCACCGAGGCGAAGAACTCCTCGAGCTCGAAGGCCGTCAGGTTCAGGCCGTAGAGCTTGTTCACGGTGTCGAGGTTGATCGGAATGGGCACGAGCTGTCCGTCCACGCTCGACAGTACCCGGTGCTGGTACGGCCGCCACTGGGTAAAGCGCGACAGGTAGTCGAACACTTCGCGCGAGTTGGTATGGAAGATGTGCGGGCCGTAAGGGTGGATCAGGACCCCCGCGTCGTCGTAGCGGTCGTAGGCGTTGCCACCGATGTGCGGTCGGCGGTCCACGATCAGCACGCGTTTGCCGTCGTTGGCGAGCCGCTCGGCAAGCACGCTGCCCGCGAAGCCCGCGCCGACGATCAGGTAGTCGAAGCCCTGGGGAGAAACGGATTCGGTCATCAGCTCCATCATAGGGTCTGCCGAAGAGGTGCCGGGGAGCGCTGGTCCATCGAAACGCTCAGTCATCCGCCACTCCGGCGAGGGGAAAAACGCGCCGCTCCGCCGCTGCACGCTCGATCAACGCGCTCATGTCGGCCCAGGTGCGGTCCCACGAGAGGGTCGAGAGGTGGGCGTCGGCCCGGTCACGGCGGGCGTCGCCCGCCGGGGTACCGCGCTCGGCCAGCGCTTCGGCGCAGGCAACCTCGAAGGCGTCCACGCCGTCGGCGATGCGCGCCAGGTCCTTCTCGCCGTAGGGCCGGATCACGTCGCGGATGCCGGTGGACACCACGGGCACCCCGGCCGCGAGGTATTCGGGCGTCTTCGTGGGGCTGATGAACTCGGTGGCCTCGTTGAGCGCGAAGGGCAGCAGCGCCACGTCCCAGTGGGCGAGGTAGCTCGGCAGCTCGGCGTACGACTTCATCCCCAGGTAGTGCAGGTTCTCGCCGCGGGGCAGCTCCGCCGGGTCGATCTTGACGACCGGGCCCAGCAGCACGAACTGCCACTCGGGGCGGCGGCGGGCCAGCTCACCGATCAGCTCAATGTCGAACCGCTCGTCAATCACCCCGTAAAAGCCCAGCCGTGGGCGCGGCAAGGCGGCCTGGTCCTTGGGGTCCGCCAGCCCTTTGCGGGCCTGCGCGAAGTGCTCCACTTCCACGCTGGAGGGAAAGGGGTAGGCCCCAGCGTGGCGCTCGCGCTTGGCCTCGTACAGGCGGTGGCCGCCGGTAAACACCAGGTCCGCCTGTTCGAAAAGCTGATCTTCCCGCGTCCGGAGTTCGGGCGGCGCGCCGCGGAACTGCGCGAGTTCGTCCATGCAGTCGTACACGGTCACGCGGGGACTCAGGCCCGCCGTGATGGGCAGCTCGAAGGGCGTGTAGACCCACAGGTCATACTCGGGCAGGCCCTCAGCCTTGACCATCCCCTCCAGCAGCCGGGCGGTGCGCGCCTGCGAGGCGTCCGCGCTGTGACCCTCCTCGATGTGCGGCGTGACGACCACGACGCCAGAAGGATCTGTCCGCATCACGAGGTGGTCGGCCTCGGACGTGAAGCGCGGCTCCTCGATGTAATACACGCGCCGCGAACGGGCCGCTCGCGTCATCAGGTGCTGCGGGCGCTGAAACACGAAGTCCCAGCGGAGATGCGCGACAACGAGCAGGGCGGGGGTATCTGAGGCGCGGACCGAATCAGGCTGCAAATGGGTGGGGTTCAAGGTCTTTTCCTCCGTACATCAAACGCCGGCGGCGCGGCTTTGCGCGGGCCACCGGAGCTGAACAAGTGTTGACGGCCTGTCTTCGCAAGAAGAGGGGCCGTACCGTTGCCCTGCGGTCCTCTTTTGGTGCCGGCTCATCGCCGCGCCAGGAACGGTGCTCAGTTTACCTTTTGGCCTGCGCTTCGGTCCTGATGAAACCTGAAGGCTTTCGGGGATAAAGCCTGAGGAAAGGCCCAGCACATCGTTCATTTTCTTTAGATGGGGCCAGCAGCGCAGCCGATGGGCGCGCGTGGTGCCTTTAGAAGCCTTTCATGGGGAAGAGAACGGAAAGAACGCCGGATCAGAGTAGGGTAAGGTCCGTTCTACGCCGCTGGGTTCTGCCGCTCATCCCCTCCCGCGCTCAGGAGTTCGCCCCACACATGAAGCCCACAAAGACCATCGAGATTTTGCTGGTGGAGGACAATCCCGCCGATATCCTGCTGACCGAGGAGGCCTTCAGCGAGGCCGAATTCCCCCACCGGCTCCACGTGGCGCGCGATGGAGTGGACGCACTGAATTTCCTGCGGCGCCAGGGCCCGTACGCCGGCGTGCCCACACCCGACGTGATCTTGCTCGACCTGAACATGCCGCGCATGGGCGGGCTCGAGGTGCTTGACGTGCTCAAGGCGGACGCAGAGCTCCGCAACGTGCCGGTGATCGTGCTGACCACCTCACGCGCCGAAAACGATATCTGGCGCAGCTACAACCTGCATGCCAACGCCTATATCCCCAAGCCCGTGACCGTGAGCGAATTTATCGACGTGATCCAGTCATTCCGGGCCTTCTGGTTTTCCACAGCGGCGTTGTCTCCCAAGCACCAGCCCTGAGCGTCACGGAGATGCACCTGTGCGGTACCCCCAATGGGTGGGTACCGGGGACGTGGAATTTTGAGGAGACATTGAAGTAAGCTTTGTGTCAGAACTCCGGTTCTAACATTATTTACGTTGGCGGCAGAGAGACGCTCTGCGCAGCTCGACGAAAAGGCAAACCCTGTGCGAGCAGGGGGCGCAAAGCCACGGGACTCACGCAGTCAGCCGGGCCACCGAAACGAGGGATCCTGTGCAGAAACTGGTCTGGCTGCTGCCTGTTGTTTTTATCGTGAGCTGCTCGCAAACCGCCCTTCCCCAGGCCAGCGCCAAAACCCAGGGCGGCACGCTGCAGGCGCAGGGCGCGAGGAAGATCGCCGCGCCGGCCCCCACCCCCACGGCGACCGGACGCTCCTTTTACCTGGACTGCGCGGGAAACGACAAGGCGAGCGGTACAAGCGCGGGCACGGCCCTGCGGACCCTGAACAGGGTGAGCGGCCTGAGCCTCCTTGCCGGTGACCGGGTGCTTCTGAAACGCGGCTGCACCTTTACGGGCTCGCTGGTCGCCAAGTCGAGCGGCACCGCGGCCTCCCCCATCGTGTACACGGCCTACGGCGAGGGTGCGGCTCCCACCATCGTGCTGAACACCGACGCCGAGGCAGTCCTCGTTGGTGGCAACTACCTGGTGTTCGACGGACTGAACGTCACCTCCACCCGCCCCGCGCCCGCCGGCACCGGCAAGTGCGCCAACACCCCGGTTGCCTGGCGAGTCGGCTTCGCCGTGACCGGGCAGTACAACACCGTGCAGAATTCCTCTGCGAGCGGCTTCATGGCGGGCGTGCACCTCATGGCCGGCGCGAACAACAACCGCGTGCTGGGCAACACCCTGACCAACAACAACGTCATGAAGAAGAATACGGCCGGCGTGTACGACGACGACTCTGGCGCCTGGGGCGTGCTCGTCAACTCCAACGGCAACGAGGTCGCGAACAACACCTTCAGCGGCAACTGGGCCTGCAGCGAGGACTACGGCGTAGATGGCGCGAGCGTGGAACTGTACGAGGCCAGCGGCAACAACGTCCACGACAACCTCAGCACCGAGGACATGACCTTCACTGAACTGGGCGGCACCCCCACCAGCCAGAGCGAGAACAACACCTTCGCGTACAACACCTACGCGCCGGTGAAGGCGGGCGGCGCGATGATCGTGCTGCGCGGCACGAAGAGCAAGTGGGGCGGCAACCCCGGCACGGTGTTTCACCACAACGTGGGGTACATGGTGGATACGGGGATCATCTGCTCGGACGGCTGCGGCCCCTCGGTCCTGAAGGCGCACGACAACGTCTTGTGGCAGCGTGGCGCGGCCAGCGGCATCGTCCCGGCGGCCAACATGACGCCCATGTGGGCCGACGCGCCCTTCACCGAGTACAACAACGTCTTCTGGAAGACCGGCGGGCGCCCCTACGTCAGCATCGATGGCGGCCAGCTGAGCGCCACCGACCGCATCACCGATCCCCTGTTCGTCGATCCGGTGGCGCTGAACTTCACCAGCCGGCTGTCCCCGGTGGTCCTGGCGACCGCGCGTTCCCGCACACGTTAAAGCGGGGTCTGTGTCCGGGTGGGTGCCTCTCGCGAAGGGGCACCCACTGCCCTTTGGGGTTTTCGGCACGCCAGCGCCTGCCCACGCTATCTTGCGGCCGTTCACTTTCCCCCTGCCTGCGCCCCCATCCCCTTTTCGAAGGATTTCCGTTGCCCCCTCCCCGGTTTCCCCGCACCGTCCTGATCCTGCTGCTGGCCCTGGCGCTGCCGGGCCTCGCTTTCGTGTGGCAGCAGCGGCGGACGGCCGTGGAGGTTCCCGCCGCCCGGCCACCCTCTGCCGGGGGTGATGGCGCCGGCGGAGCCGGGCAATCCCCAGCCAGCCCACCGGCGCCGGGCAAAGGACCAGCGTCCAGACCTCCCGCCGAGGAGCCGGCGAACGGACCTGGCGAGAGGCCCGCTTTCCCCCTGGCGGCGCCGCCGGGGATGGGGCCGGCCGCGCCCTACGGCTTTCGGCCGGGGGGCTGGATCAACACGTTTACCGACACCTTCAGCGGTGAGCGGCTGGACCCGCAGAAGTGGTCAGCCGGGTTTGGGTGGGGACCGTATGACGCCAACGCCTGGGTGGCGAGCTGCGCCGAACCCGCGGCTGTGGGCCTGAGCGGCGGCACACTGACCCTGAATACCTCGCCGGACCGGCCGAGGTCCCCCGAATGCCTGGGCGGTAACAAGTCGCACACCTCCGCGGCGATCAATACCAAGGGCAAGTTCAGCCAGGAATACGGGTTTTTCGAGGCGCGGCTGCGGATGCCCGGACGGCGCGGGGTACTGGGCGCGTGGTGGTTGCACCGCGCGGACGGCGCGTGGCCGCCCGAGATCGACATCGCCGAGGTGCTGGGCAGCCGCCCGCGCGAACACGAGATGGCCCTGCATTTCGACGACCCCGGGCGCCGTGGCAACGAGTCGACCGGGCGACGCACCCTCTCGGCGGACCTGTCCCTGGACTTTCACGTGTATGGGGTGGACTGGCAACCCGGCGAAGTGGTGTTCTACCGCGACGGCAAGGTGCAGGCACGGCTGTCGGGGGCTGAGGGAGCCGCCTACCAGCGCGGGCCGTCTTACCTGATCATCAACAGCATGGTCTGCACTTCCGCGTCGCGCTACTGGTGTGAGTCGCCGGACAGCAGCACCCTGTGGGGCCCGGAGACGGCCGTGCAGGTGGACTGGGTGCGGGTGTGGCGGCGAGAACGTTGAAGGGAGGGGGGCGCCGGGGCTAGGCAAGCGTCGGCTTCATGTATATATTCAAGCATGACCGAGCGTCTTCCTTCTCTGATTCGGCAGGCCCTGGCGCGGGGCGACGTGGAGGCCGGGCTGGATCTGCTGTCGGCGGGGCTGCCCGGACAGCCGGGCAACGCCACGCGTAAGAACTACCTCTCCAGCCTGCGGGCGTACCTGCGGTGGGCGGGTGAAGAGGACCGGAGCGTGCTGAACGCCACTGCTGCCGACGCCCAGGCGTATTTCGGCCGGCTGCTGCAAAAGCATGCCCAGACGCCCTCCACGATTCACAACCACCTCACCCGGGTGCGGACAATGTACGACCTGCTGCGCGAGCACGGCCTGCACCCGGGACCCAATCCCTTTCTGGGGCTGAAGCTGCCCAGCAACAAACCCGAGGAGCACCGCGACCTGTACTCGGAAGCGGAGATCACCCGGCTGCTCGCGCATGCGGACGTGGCGGGCCGGGCGCTGGTGCTGCTGGGGGCGCGCGCCGGGCTAACCGGCCCGGAGACGGTGGCGCAGCGCTGGGAGGACGTGGACCTGCGGGGAGGGCGCCTCCTTGCGCCGGGCCGAGAACTGGAGCTGGACGCCGAACTTCAAGAAGCCCTGGAAGCCTATGGGCGCGAGCGGGGACAGACGGCGCTGTTCTCCGCGCCGGGGCCACTGTTTGAGTTTCAGACGGACCATCAACTGCGGGCCGCCATATACGCCCTGTGCCAGCGGGCGAACGTGCCGTACCGGGCGTGGCGCGCCCTCAGGAACACCGCGGGAATGCGGGTGCTGCAGCAGACGGGGGATCCGCAGGAGGTGGCCCGCCGCCTGGGCCTGACCACCCTCAAGGCCGTGGAAGTTTGGCAAAAGCTGGAGGCAGAGGGGGCCTAGCCCTGGGCCTCTTCTCCGCGCAGGGCCTCGTCGGGAGCCTGAATGGCGGCCTCGATGGCCGGGCGGTTACCCGCGACGGCACGCGCCTCAATGCCGCCCGCTTTCAGGCGCGCCATCAGCCGTCCCAGGGCCGCGCCAGCCCGTCAGGTGCATGACGGCGCGGCCGTCGAAGTGGGCCCTGACCTGCTCGGTCCCCTCGTCCTCGGCGTTCATGTCGTGGACGATGGCCAGGATGCCCCGCCCGGGCAGCAGGGCCCTGGTCTCTCCCGGGGTCAGGCGGGGAGCCCCCTCCCCGGCCACGAAGCCCTCGCGCCGCAGGAAGGCGACGAAGCGGTCCATGCCGGGGCGCACTTTCACCCGGCGGGCGAGGTCACCGCCGGGGTTCAGAAACGGAAAAGGGCAGAACGGGCGGCTGGGGGTCAGGAAGCGGAACATTGCCTCCTCGTCCCGGTCCCCTGCGGCGTGAACGTCGGGGTCCAGGCCAAGCGCGGCGAGTGGCACGGCGACGTCGTCCGTGAGGTGGAGTTCACGGCGCCAGTTGTTGTGCACACGGTGGACGTAGCGCAGGCCTTCCTGTGAGGCCCAGCGGCTTGACCATACGCCCCAGGATGTTTCCGCCATCGCCCCGGGGCATAAAAGCGAAGCGGGCCTGCAACTGCGCGGGCGACGCGGGAAACAGCTCCACCTGAAAGGCGCGTTCCTCGCCAGACACGGGCGCGAGGAACGTGTGGCCCATGCCCTGCCGCCGGTACTCACCCGCCTCCACCGCTTCTGCGGTCAGGCGCGGGGACAGCACCAGCACGTCGAGGTCGCCGAAATCGGCCTTGTCGGTATGGTACAGGGGAATGCGCCGGGCGTTGCCGAGCACGGCCTGGAGGACGTCCCGTACCCGCGCTTCGAGGCGCAGGTGGGGAACGCGTTCCAGCATTGAAAGTCAGGCCTCCCATTTGGCCTTCAGGGTCAGGTCCAAAGCGCGCGAGCGAATGCGGGGAAAGGCGTAGGGCGGACACGAGGTACCCTGTACTGGCGCAGCGGGCGACCTGGCAGACGCGCGAAGTCTTCCGGTTTCAGGCGCTGCAGGGCCGCGAGATCACCTTGCAGGGCCTGCTGGGCAACCGCTCCCCCGCCCCAGCGGCACGTCAGGAAAGAGCCACGGAGCGAGGTCCGGCACGCCGAGGTGCCTTCTGCGCGGCCGCCGCGCGGTGCGGAAGGGTCGTTGGGCCCTGCTCCGGTCTGCCGGTACCATACGGGCAGTGTGGGCAACGGGTACCGCTCCGCTCATTTGGCAGGGCCTGTAAACGGGGGATATGCGCAAGCACAGACGCGGCCCAGCTCGCTCGGGCAGGAGGGCCCCTCCGGGCGGCACTCAGGCGGGCGTCTCCAGTGGGGTCACGTCCTGAGGTCCGTCGCCCTGGGAGCGGCCCTCCTCTTGCTCAGGCTGGTGTTCCTGGGACTGCGGCAAGGTGAAGCTGAAGGTGGCCCCCAGGCCCTCCTGCGCCTCGGCCCAGATGCGGCCTCCGTGGCGGGCGAGGATGCGCTTGACGTTGGAGAGCCCCACCCCTGCGCCCTCGAAGGCGTCGGGCGAGTGCAGGCGCTGGAAGACGCCGAACAGCTTGTGCCCGTAGGCCATATTGAAGCCCACCCCATTGTCGCGAACGTGCAGGACGTACTCCCCGCCCTCGCGCGTGCTCCAGACCTCCACGACAGCTTCCTCGCGCCCGCGGGAGTACTTCAGCGCGTTCGACAGCAGGTTGGTCATCACCTGCCGCAGCGCCGTGAGGTCGCCCTGGACCACGGGCAGCTCGCTGATCCGCCAGCGAACCACCCGGTCGCCGCATTCGTTTTGCAGGTGCGAAAGGACGTCTTGCACCAGCACGCCGAGGTCCACCGGGCCGAAGCGCAGGTCCTGGCGTCCAGTGCGCGCGAATTCCAGCAGGCCCAGGATCAGGTCGTCCATGCGCCGGGTCGAGTCCTGAATGATGCGCAGGTAACGCTGGGCAGGCTCGGACATCGTCCTTTGCGCGTCGCGCCGCAACAGGTCCGCGAACGAGGCGATGTGCCGCAGCGGCGTGCGCAGATCGTGCGAGATGGAATGGGCGAAGGCCTCAAGTTCGGCGTTTACGTCTTCGAGCTGCGCCGTGCGCTCCTGCACCCGCGCCTCCAGCGAGGCGTTGAGCGCCACGAGTTCGGCCTCGATCCGCTTGCGCTCGGTCACGTCGTGCCCGGTGGAGACGAAGTGGGTGATTCTGCCCGCCTCGTCCTTGATGGGCGTGAAGGTCTTTTC
This is a stretch of genomic DNA from Deinococcus hopiensis KR-140. It encodes these proteins:
- a CDS encoding ABC transporter substrate-binding protein, which gives rise to MKKTLVLLTAVLMGGASAEQVTLDLWAHWGSEQRRPTINRIVDTWNRKNPNVQVKYTFVPFDQLQTKTLAAVAAKNPPDVVVIDIRTTPLRAAKNQASNLSKLGADKLKSLFYPNLWSTATYKGDQYALPFVTDSRFLYYNKDLFKQAGIKKPPTTWDELDAAAKKLDQKAGPAYSRIGFYPLYGSFGFESWVANAGGSMWDEDRTNPRFTGAAAVKTLSWIKAWTDRLGARNVQAFKSSFGSGAQDPFISGKVGMIIDIGGYAATLKKYAPNMNYGMARIPTPTGQPGPGTSSGGGFNLEIPVGTKHPKEAFAFARYMATEGARIWAMEQNDFPGYKNASLSVTSPAFRMMSANMKYTEVTSAPRLAPSYSSLLDKAVEDAVYRGDDARQALEEAQGQVQKQVDNNK
- a CDS encoding carbohydrate ABC transporter permease; the protein is MSAASPLPPPPATQPPAPRRQRLNGRQREALWGYLFIAPWLIGFLCFVLGPMLFSLYASFTNYDITSRFDWVGVRNYVQLLTGDQRFWKALGNTAYYAAFAVPLGIATGLLIATLLNQEVPGQRFFRTVFFLPKVLTGVAVLLLWLWVFNPQVGLINTGLYRLGVNENHLPLWFGDPAWSKPALIIMSVWTAAGSFMFYLAALRGVPRDLYESAQMDGASPARQFWAVTVPLISPVIFFKLITGISGAMQFWSESLVLTKGGPSDSTLFYGLYLWQTAFTDLRMGYASAMAWILLLITLVITGLQLWLSKRWVHYEGEVR
- a CDS encoding carbohydrate ABC transporter permease, whose product is MALSRPEVQVRPRPARTGGPKREGNPLIGRVLAFAALLLLSALILYPALWMVSTSLKPDQQVFAYPPRWIPDPVQWGNYARAWASAPFSRYAVNSLLYASSVTFGTVLSCSLAAYGFSKLRFPGRNLLFTVMLSTMMIPGLVTLVPQYVLFSKLGWVGSYLPLVVPSFCAGAFFTFMLRQYFMGIPNELLEAARVDGASELWIWARVVLPLATPALATVAIFTFDGTWNDYVNPLLYLNDEKLYTLQVGLKFFQDANSVQWQLLMAASVMVLLPVVVIFFVFQKYFIEGASLTGSVKG
- the glf gene encoding UDP-galactopyranose mutase — encoded protein: MTESVSPQGFDYLIVGAGFAGSVLAERLANDGKRVLIVDRRPHIGGNAYDRYDDAGVLIHPYGPHIFHTNSREVFDYLSRFTQWRPYQHRVLSSVDGQLVPIPINLDTVNKLYGLNLTAFELEEFFASVAEPVEHVRTSEDVVVSKVGRDLYNKFFRGYTRKQWDLDPSELDASVTARVPTRTNRDDRYFADTYQAMPLHGYTRMFENMLSHPNIKVMLNTDYREIAAFIPHGHMIYTGPVDAFFDHCYGKLPYRSLEFKHETHPVEQFQSVGTVNYPNDYAHTRVSEFKHITGQKHDQTSVVYEFSRAEGDPYYPVPRPENQELYKKYAALADAREDVTFVGRLATYRYYNMDQVVAQALATHRKLSGQKTGAQAVTTG
- a CDS encoding glycosyltransferase family 1 protein, with translation MNPTHLQPDSVRASDTPALLVVAHLRWDFVFQRPQHLMTRAARSRRVYYIEEPRFTSEADHLVMRTDPSGVVVVTPHIEEGHSADASQARTARLLEGMVKAEGLPEYDLWVYTPFELPITAGLSPRVTVYDCMDELAQFRGAPPELRTREDQLFEQADLVFTGGHRLYEAKRERHAGAYPFPSSVEVEHFAQARKGLADPKDQAALPRPRLGFYGVIDERFDIELIGELARRRPEWQFVLLGPVVKIDPAELPRGENLHYLGMKSYAELPSYLAHWDVALLPFALNEATEFISPTKTPEYLAAGVPVVSTGIRDVIRPYGEKDLARIADGVDAFEVACAEALAERGTPAGDARRDRADAHLSTLSWDRTWADMSALIERAAAERRVFPLAGVADD
- a CDS encoding response regulator; translated protein: MKPTKTIEILLVEDNPADILLTEEAFSEAEFPHRLHVARDGVDALNFLRRQGPYAGVPTPDVILLDLNMPRMGGLEVLDVLKADAELRNVPVIVLTTSRAENDIWRSYNLHANAYIPKPVTVSEFIDVIQSFRAFWFSTAALSPKHQP
- a CDS encoding glycoside hydrolase family 16 protein — translated: MPPPRFPRTVLILLLALALPGLAFVWQQRRTAVEVPAARPPSAGGDGAGGAGQSPASPPAPGKGPASRPPAEEPANGPGERPAFPLAAPPGMGPAAPYGFRPGGWINTFTDTFSGERLDPQKWSAGFGWGPYDANAWVASCAEPAAVGLSGGTLTLNTSPDRPRSPECLGGNKSHTSAAINTKGKFSQEYGFFEARLRMPGRRGVLGAWWLHRADGAWPPEIDIAEVLGSRPREHEMALHFDDPGRRGNESTGRRTLSADLSLDFHVYGVDWQPGEVVFYRDGKVQARLSGAEGAAYQRGPSYLIINSMVCTSASRYWCESPDSSTLWGPETAVQVDWVRVWRRER
- a CDS encoding tyrosine-type recombinase/integrase, with the translated sequence MTERLPSLIRQALARGDVEAGLDLLSAGLPGQPGNATRKNYLSSLRAYLRWAGEEDRSVLNATAADAQAYFGRLLQKHAQTPSTIHNHLTRVRTMYDLLREHGLHPGPNPFLGLKLPSNKPEEHRDLYSEAEITRLLAHADVAGRALVLLGARAGLTGPETVAQRWEDVDLRGGRLLAPGRELELDAELQEALEAYGRERGQTALFSAPGPLFEFQTDHQLRAAIYALCQRANVPYRAWRALRNTAGMRVLQQTGDPQEVARRLGLTTLKAVEVWQKLEAEGA